A section of the Candidatus Desulfarcum epimagneticum genome encodes:
- the hisH gene encoding Imidazole glycerol phosphate synthase subunit HisH: MPPLPNFQTKGKPKMITLLDYGAGNVRSVINAVERLGETIRPAVSGRDIASAEKLIFPGVGAFGSMMRMLRKKNFIAPLKDYLASGRPFFGICLGMHALFDQSEEAAGEKGLGLIPGTVRRFDTNLAVPHIGWNGVSAQKKSRLFNGFSGDEKFYFVHSFHVVPKDRSVTLATTNYGVEFVSAVQTGSIFATQFHPEKSGEKGLALLKNFLSPGTEASRPVAAPAETKLAKRVIACLDVRANDQGDLVVTKGDQYDVREKGRVRNLGKPVEAAEKYYRQGADEITFLNITGFRDFPLKDLPMLEVLKETSKRVCVPLAIGGGIRDYTDSKGRAYSALEVADRYFRSGADKISIGSDAVLIAEQYLKTGRKTGRTSIERISDVYGSQAVVVSIDPKRAWVNSPDETRHPVMEEKEPGENGAGRFFWHQATISGGREPRDMDAVTLARICEELGAGEILLNSIDRDGTGAGFDMDLIRSVKSAVSIPVIASSGAGSPAHFVEVFTRTQAEAALAAGIFHRGEVSIGEVKRALDGKVETRA; this comes from the coding sequence ATGCCGCCTTTGCCGAATTTTCAGACAAAAGGAAAACCCAAAATGATCACATTGCTGGATTACGGAGCCGGAAACGTCAGAAGCGTCATCAACGCGGTGGAGAGGCTGGGGGAAACCATCCGCCCGGCCGTCTCCGGCCGGGACATCGCCTCGGCCGAAAAACTGATATTTCCCGGGGTGGGCGCTTTCGGCAGCATGATGCGCATGCTCCGGAAAAAAAATTTCATCGCCCCTTTGAAGGATTACCTGGCGTCCGGCAGGCCCTTTTTCGGAATATGCCTGGGGATGCACGCCCTTTTCGACCAAAGCGAGGAGGCCGCCGGGGAAAAGGGCCTGGGGCTCATCCCGGGGACGGTCAGGCGCTTTGACACGAATCTGGCCGTTCCCCACATCGGCTGGAACGGGGTCAGCGCCCAAAAAAAATCCCGCCTGTTCAACGGGTTTTCGGGGGATGAAAAATTCTATTTCGTCCACTCGTTTCATGTGGTCCCGAAGGATCGGTCGGTCACGCTGGCCACCACGAATTACGGCGTGGAGTTTGTCAGCGCCGTTCAGACCGGCTCCATCTTCGCCACCCAGTTTCACCCTGAAAAAAGCGGGGAAAAGGGCCTGGCGCTTTTAAAAAATTTCTTAAGCCCCGGAACGGAAGCGTCCCGGCCCGTCGCCGCGCCGGCCGAAACAAAGCTGGCCAAGCGCGTCATCGCCTGTCTGGACGTGAGGGCCAACGACCAGGGGGACCTGGTGGTGACCAAGGGCGACCAGTACGATGTCCGGGAAAAGGGCCGGGTCCGGAACCTGGGAAAACCGGTGGAGGCCGCGGAGAAGTATTACCGGCAAGGCGCCGATGAAATCACGTTTTTAAACATCACCGGGTTCAGGGATTTTCCGCTCAAGGACCTGCCCATGCTGGAGGTTTTGAAGGAGACCTCAAAGCGGGTGTGCGTCCCCCTGGCCATCGGGGGAGGTATCCGGGATTACACGGACTCGAAGGGAAGGGCCTACAGCGCCCTGGAAGTGGCCGACCGGTACTTCCGGTCGGGCGCCGACAAAATATCCATCGGAAGCGACGCCGTTCTCATCGCCGAACAGTATCTGAAAACCGGGCGCAAAACCGGCCGGACTTCCATTGAGCGGATATCCGACGTTTACGGAAGCCAGGCGGTGGTCGTGTCCATTGATCCCAAAAGGGCCTGGGTGAATTCCCCGGACGAAACCCGCCACCCGGTCATGGAGGAAAAAGAGCCGGGCGAAAACGGCGCCGGACGGTTCTTCTGGCATCAGGCCACCATCAGTGGGGGACGGGAGCCCCGGGACATGGACGCCGTCACCCTGGCCCGAATCTGCGAAGAGCTGGGGGCCGGGGAGATCCTTTTAAACTCCATCGACCGGGACGGGACCGGGGCGGGCTTCGACATGGATCTCATCCGCTCCGTCAAGTCGGCGGTCTCCATCCCCGTCATCGCCTCCAGCGGGGCCGGAAGCCCGGCGCATTTCGTGGAGGTCTTCACCCGGACACAGGCCGAGGCGGCCCTGGCGGCCGGGATATTTCACAGGGGCGAAGTCTCCATCGGCGAGGTGAAACGGGCGCTGGACGGAAAAGTGGAAACCCGCGCATAA
- the ttuC gene encoding Sulfur carrier protein adenylyltransferase, with the protein MTSLSSEEKKRYGRQIIIPGVGETGQKALKEACVFVAGLGGLGSVSAFYMAAAGVGRLRIADMDVVETGNLNRQIIHRTADVRRPKARSACEKLKALNPGCDVVYFQEKITRDSIGEMAEGAHVILDAADNMAARRVLNRFSIQKGVPYIYGGIDGFCGMVSTFLPGRTPCLECLFPGPGSESGAEEKRKIGVFGPVPGVVASIQSMEAIKCVLGMTEGLLTNTLLYMDCRTMDFNKMEIGPNPDCPVCGP; encoded by the coding sequence ATGACCTCTCTGTCATCCGAAGAAAAAAAAAGATACGGGCGCCAGATCATCATCCCCGGGGTGGGGGAGACGGGCCAGAAAGCCTTAAAGGAGGCCTGCGTTTTTGTGGCGGGACTGGGGGGGCTGGGCTCCGTGTCCGCCTTTTACATGGCGGCCGCCGGGGTGGGGCGTTTGAGAATCGCCGACATGGATGTGGTGGAGACCGGGAACCTGAACCGGCAGATCATCCATCGAACCGCCGATGTCCGAAGACCCAAGGCCAGGTCCGCCTGTGAAAAACTCAAGGCCTTGAACCCCGGCTGCGATGTCGTTTATTTCCAGGAAAAAATCACCCGGGACTCCATCGGCGAGATGGCCGAAGGCGCCCATGTCATCCTGGACGCGGCGGACAATATGGCCGCGCGAAGGGTTTTGAACCGGTTCTCCATTCAAAAGGGCGTCCCTTATATATATGGAGGCATTGACGGGTTTTGCGGAATGGTCTCCACTTTTCTTCCCGGCCGGACCCCGTGCCTGGAGTGCCTTTTCCCGGGCCCGGGCTCCGAATCCGGCGCGGAAGAAAAAAGAAAAATAGGCGTTTTCGGGCCCGTTCCCGGCGTCGTGGCCTCCATCCAGAGCATGGAGGCCATCAAATGCGTCCTGGGAATGACGGAAGGTCTTTTAACAAACACGTTGCTTTATATGGACTGCCGGACAATGGACTTTAACAAAATGGAGATCGGCCCCAATCCCGACTGCCCGGTCTGCGGCCCATGA
- a CDS encoding exported hypothetical protein (Evidence 5 : Unknown function): MGKKIMLAFFILCLLSLSSPPSPRAGETTWKAQTWSEKGSLYYEAFVEFTDDIRKKTAGALVIRPFPVGAFMRGSEMLDGLKHNIIQAANNAPAYFVEKDPAFAPMGVLPGAWTEVSQLMTWFRDMGGKALLTRLYAPYDAVPIGVQSFGMESISSRFPIRRMEDFKGRRIRVPDEGMVKTLFEKMGARAVPLPEGDILTALENQFVDMVDWGTPAMNYSKGFYKIAKHFNFPGFHSLGLTDFSVRKQDWERLSPEIRAIVMDGVQVWGEKLLRRINEENYVKIGKMLGEGAFIHTWDSEEMDRAREKASEAWDEWAQKSPMSAKVIESQKICMEKLGLARFSEMKRSRRLSDIHAGLKEAFRLYDDMMLEISETPPESPLGFERADIGRLKAALQKPLEAIRKIEKGMFESIKNRLILMDRGREAEKTFQTQNPPARPSIGQEAP, encoded by the coding sequence ATGGGAAAAAAAATCATGCTCGCCTTTTTCATTCTGTGTCTGCTTTCCCTTTCCTCGCCGCCCTCGCCCCGGGCCGGGGAGACGACGTGGAAGGCCCAGACCTGGTCTGAAAAAGGATCGCTGTACTATGAGGCTTTCGTGGAATTCACGGATGACATTCGAAAAAAAACCGCGGGCGCCCTTGTGATCCGGCCCTTTCCCGTGGGCGCGTTCATGCGGGGATCTGAGATGCTCGACGGCCTCAAACACAATATCATCCAGGCCGCCAACAACGCCCCGGCCTATTTTGTGGAAAAAGACCCCGCCTTCGCGCCCATGGGGGTGCTTCCCGGGGCCTGGACAGAGGTTTCCCAGCTCATGACATGGTTCCGGGACATGGGGGGAAAAGCGCTTCTGACCCGGCTGTACGCGCCCTACGACGCGGTTCCCATCGGGGTCCAGTCCTTCGGCATGGAATCCATCTCATCCCGGTTCCCCATCCGCCGCATGGAGGATTTCAAAGGCCGCCGGATACGGGTTCCGGACGAGGGGATGGTGAAAACCCTGTTTGAAAAAATGGGCGCGCGGGCCGTCCCCCTGCCCGAAGGCGACATTTTGACGGCCCTGGAGAATCAGTTTGTGGACATGGTGGACTGGGGGACCCCGGCCATGAATTACAGCAAGGGATTTTATAAAATCGCCAAACATTTTAATTTCCCGGGCTTTCATTCCCTGGGGCTCACCGACTTTTCCGTCAGGAAACAGGACTGGGAGAGGCTTTCCCCGGAAATCCGGGCCATTGTCATGGACGGGGTTCAGGTGTGGGGGGAGAAACTGCTTCGCCGGATCAATGAGGAAAATTACGTGAAAATCGGAAAGATGCTGGGCGAGGGGGCGTTTATCCACACCTGGGACAGCGAGGAGATGGACCGGGCCAGGGAAAAAGCCTCGGAGGCGTGGGACGAATGGGCCCAAAAGAGTCCCATGTCGGCAAAAGTCATCGAATCCCAGAAGATTTGTATGGAAAAGCTGGGCCTGGCCCGATTTTCGGAAATGAAACGCTCAAGGAGACTGTCGGATATCCACGCCGGTCTGAAGGAGGCGTTTCGGCTCTACGACGACATGATGCTTGAGATCAGCGAAACGCCGCCGGAAAGCCCTTTGGGTTTTGAGCGAGCGGACATCGGCCGCCTGAAGGCCGCGCTTCAAAAACCGCTGGAAGCCATCCGGAAAATCGAAAAAGGAATGTTTGAAAGCATCAAAAACAGGCTCATTTTAATGGACCGGGGCCGGGAGGCTGAAAAAACCTTTCAGACCCAAAACCCGCCCGCCCGGCCGTCCATAGGACAAGAGGCCCCATGA
- a CDS encoding conserved hypothetical protein (Evidence 4 : Unknown function but conserved in other organisms) has product MTRFIDLSHPITRRTPCYPGDPEIALDQARNIREHGCDVLEISMGSHTGSHIDAPSHMIEGGKTLGDFDLSSFCGKAVKVRPDEDIEGLFDAFDLDGIILETGWGAHFSRPDLYFGPGRPAIPDHFLKAVRRSGIKFFGCDLPSVDPSGSRDKTVHRTLLSRDILIYESLASLDKLPDKTPFFFHGFPLNIPGADGCPVRAAARIGESGRALAAKSRFLAEISHDLRVPLNGMVAIADSLAGGGAGELSEDQAGLAAMMGDCARRLALMADNILEYSIDKRRAVRPSLKPVNVRKVAEWAMTFSKPLARKKPIVFINDIPENLPMARADENKLGRILQNLMANAAKFTQKGRITVDARAMRDGEIRVSVADTGPGIPKDRQALIFKPFERAGAPKDSRDSGVGLGLAVARKLAREHGGEIRLERSGPEGSLFSLILPGAGEPDQKNRN; this is encoded by the coding sequence ATGACCCGATTCATTGATCTTTCCCATCCCATCACCCGCCGAACGCCCTGCTACCCGGGGGACCCGGAAATCGCCCTTGATCAGGCCCGAAACATCCGGGAGCACGGCTGCGACGTGCTGGAGATTTCCATGGGAAGCCACACCGGCTCTCACATAGACGCGCCCTCGCACATGATTGAAGGCGGAAAAACGCTCGGCGATTTCGACCTGTCCTCTTTTTGCGGAAAGGCCGTCAAAGTGAGGCCGGATGAGGATATAGAGGGGCTTTTCGACGCCTTTGATCTGGATGGGATCATCCTGGAGACCGGATGGGGGGCCCATTTTTCCCGGCCGGACCTCTATTTCGGCCCCGGGCGTCCCGCCATCCCGGACCATTTTCTGAAAGCCGTCAGGCGCTCCGGGATCAAATTTTTCGGATGCGACCTTCCCAGCGTGGACCCAAGCGGATCCCGGGACAAAACCGTTCACCGGACGCTTTTGTCCCGGGACATTCTCATCTATGAGAGCCTGGCGAGCCTGGACAAACTGCCCGACAAAACCCCTTTTTTTTTCCACGGATTCCCCTTGAATATTCCCGGGGCCGACGGATGCCCGGTCAGGGCCGCGGCCCGGATCGGGGAGAGCGGCCGGGCGCTGGCGGCGAAGAGCCGTTTCCTGGCCGAAATCTCCCATGACCTGAGGGTCCCTTTAAACGGCATGGTCGCCATCGCCGATTCCCTGGCCGGGGGGGGCGCCGGGGAATTAAGCGAAGATCAGGCCGGGCTCGCGGCCATGATGGGGGACTGCGCCAGGCGGCTGGCGCTGATGGCGGACAACATCCTGGAATATTCCATTGACAAACGCCGCGCCGTCCGTCCGTCCCTCAAACCGGTGAACGTCCGGAAAGTCGCGGAATGGGCCATGACCTTCTCCAAACCCCTGGCCAGGAAAAAACCCATTGTGTTCATCAATGATATCCCCGAAAACCTTCCCATGGCCCGGGCCGATGAAAACAAACTGGGCCGGATTCTGCAAAACCTCATGGCGAACGCCGCGAAATTCACCCAAAAGGGCCGAATAACCGTGGACGCGCGCGCCATGCGGGACGGCGAAATCCGCGTCTCGGTGGCCGACACCGGCCCCGGGATCCCCAAAGACCGGCAGGCCCTGATTTTCAAACCCTTTGAGCGAGCCGGCGCCCCAAAGGACTCCCGGGACAGCGGCGTGGGGCTGGGGCTGGCGGTGGCCCGTAAACTGGCGCGGGAGCATGGCGGAGAAATCCGCCTGGAGCGCTCGGGCCCCGAAGGGTCGCTGTTCTCCCTTATCCTCCCGGGGGCCGGGGAACCCGATCAAAAAAACAGGAATTGA